Proteins from one Sphingomonas sp. HF-S4 genomic window:
- a CDS encoding MFS transporter, producing MQATRRRSAGAGRSSPRPAAWHLWNMCLGLFGVQIVWGLQNVNTSRIFQTLGADVDELALLWIAAPITGLLVQPVVGHLSDRTWGRLGRRRPYILAGGLLTALALLAMPSVTTLWSACVMLWVLTASINIAMEPFRALVADTLPEPQRTSAFALQVFFIGAGAVFASALPWMLTNWFGVGGGAETVSAAYAVGALVLVVTVGWSVATTLERPPGKLAAGSADIAHPEVPSARGAVALARSGVGWAIGGGLLAGLTGWVGAPRELYLAAGISAVFGLLQLAAVLLRRRGRTSIGMVVIVEDILHMPPVLKRLALVQFFTWFGMFALWVYAIPAVAALDPAARDPGSAAYGRSADWVGMLFAEYNAVAALIALALPAVALRVGRRACHALCLGCGALGLLGFATFARADDLWLPAIGIGVAWAATLSLPYAMLSDGVPARKMGVYMGIHNIFIVLPQLVAAATLGVLVRVPFGGAPGGALMVAAVALAAGAGLALTIPKAPDA from the coding sequence TTGCAAGCGACCAGAAGACGATCGGCCGGCGCCGGGCGTTCTTCGCCGCGTCCCGCCGCCTGGCATCTGTGGAACATGTGCCTCGGGCTGTTCGGCGTCCAGATCGTCTGGGGGCTCCAGAACGTCAACACCAGCCGCATCTTCCAGACGCTCGGCGCCGATGTCGACGAGCTGGCCTTGCTGTGGATCGCCGCGCCGATCACCGGGCTGCTCGTCCAGCCGGTGGTGGGGCATCTGAGCGATCGGACCTGGGGTCGGCTGGGGCGGCGGCGGCCCTATATCCTGGCGGGCGGGCTGCTCACCGCGCTGGCGCTGCTGGCGATGCCGAGCGTGACCACGCTGTGGTCGGCGTGCGTGATGCTGTGGGTGCTGACGGCATCGATCAATATTGCGATGGAGCCGTTCCGCGCGCTGGTGGCGGATACGCTGCCCGAGCCGCAGCGGACCTCGGCCTTCGCGCTGCAGGTGTTCTTTATCGGGGCAGGGGCGGTGTTCGCCTCGGCGCTGCCCTGGATGCTGACCAACTGGTTCGGCGTCGGCGGCGGGGCGGAGACGGTCAGTGCGGCCTATGCGGTCGGCGCACTGGTACTGGTGGTGACGGTAGGCTGGTCGGTCGCGACCACGCTCGAGCGCCCGCCGGGAAAGCTCGCCGCGGGCTCGGCCGACATTGCCCATCCCGAGGTGCCGAGCGCGCGCGGCGCGGTCGCGCTGGCGCGAAGCGGCGTCGGCTGGGCGATCGGGGGAGGGCTGCTCGCCGGGCTGACCGGGTGGGTCGGCGCGCCGCGCGAGCTGTACCTGGCCGCGGGAATATCCGCCGTGTTCGGTCTGCTCCAGCTCGCCGCGGTGCTGCTGCGGCGGCGCGGGCGCACTTCGATCGGGATGGTGGTGATCGTCGAGGACATCCTCCACATGCCGCCGGTACTCAAGCGGCTGGCGCTGGTGCAGTTCTTCACCTGGTTCGGGATGTTCGCGCTGTGGGTCTATGCGATCCCGGCGGTCGCGGCGCTCGATCCCGCCGCGCGCGATCCGGGCTCGGCCGCCTATGGCCGGAGCGCCGACTGGGTGGGAATGTTGTTCGCCGAATACAACGCCGTTGCGGCGCTGATTGCGCTGGCGCTGCCCGCCGTCGCGCTGCGCGTGGGGCGGCGGGCATGCCATGCGCTGTGCCTGGGCTGCGGGGCACTGGGGCTGCTGGGGTTTGCGACCTTCGCCCGAGCGGACGATCTGTGGCTGCCAGCGATCGGAATCGGCGTGGCCTGGGCGGCGACCCTGTCGCTGCCCTATGCGATGCTCTCGGACGGCGTACCGGCGCGGAAGATGGGGGTGTATATGGGCATCCACAACATCTTCATCGTCCTCCCCCAACTCGTTGCCGCAGCGACTTTGGGGGTGCTGGTGCGCGTGCCGTTCGGCGGGGCGCCGGGCGGGGCGCTGATGGTCGCGGCGGTCGCGCTGGCGGCGGGGGCGGGGCTAGCGCTGACGATACCGAAGGCGCCGGACGCATAG
- a CDS encoding LacI family DNA-binding transcriptional regulator encodes MGSNSNNNTTLQDLATLAGVSVSTVSRALNDHPLISTRTKQRVWALARDHDYPFKPTMPAGPIGAVGSIAIVTPVMRGRPLPLSHPFFLELLANIGEAARERDCDFTVSHTAPTSYDDLVVATTTSRADGVIFLGQSTLHDEFNRLAETSARFVVWGAQLPGQRYCSIGSDNLLGGGRATRHLARLGRRRILFIGGSDPEAMQRRRGYMDALAESGLESDPELTVSVEFELESADAAVSGLLKRRVAFDGIVAASDLIALGAMQALRRGGKSVPGDVSVVGYDDMLLSRLSTPTLSTVRQDTFAAGRLLVSRIMDKDDHQESKRLPTELIVRESCGG; translated from the coding sequence ATGGGTAGCAATAGCAACAACAATACCACCCTGCAGGATCTCGCGACGCTGGCCGGCGTGTCGGTGTCGACGGTGTCGCGCGCGCTCAACGATCACCCGCTGATCAGCACGCGGACCAAGCAGCGCGTCTGGGCGCTGGCGCGCGACCACGACTATCCGTTCAAGCCGACGATGCCCGCCGGGCCGATCGGCGCGGTCGGATCGATCGCGATCGTGACGCCGGTGATGCGCGGCCGGCCGCTGCCGCTGTCGCACCCCTTCTTCCTCGAGCTGCTCGCCAATATCGGCGAGGCGGCGCGCGAGCGCGACTGCGACTTCACCGTCAGCCACACCGCGCCGACGAGCTATGACGACCTCGTTGTCGCGACCACCACCAGCCGCGCCGACGGGGTGATCTTCCTCGGCCAGTCCACGCTCCACGACGAGTTCAACCGGCTGGCGGAGACCAGCGCCCGCTTCGTGGTCTGGGGCGCGCAGCTGCCGGGCCAGCGTTATTGCTCGATCGGCTCGGACAATCTGCTCGGCGGCGGACGCGCGACGCGGCACCTCGCGCGGCTCGGGCGCCGGCGCATCCTGTTCATCGGCGGCAGCGATCCCGAAGCGATGCAGCGCCGCCGCGGCTACATGGACGCGCTCGCCGAAAGCGGGCTCGAATCCGACCCGGAACTGACAGTCTCGGTCGAATTCGAGCTCGAATCGGCCGATGCCGCCGTCAGCGGACTGCTCAAGCGCCGGGTGGCGTTCGACGGCATCGTCGCGGCGTCGGACCTGATTGCGCTGGGCGCGATGCAGGCGCTGCGGCGCGGCGGCAAGTCGGTGCCCGGCGACGTCTCGGTGGTCGGCTATGACGACATGTTGCTCAGCCGACTGAGCACCCCGACGCTGAGCACCGTCCGCCAGGATACGTTTGCGGCGGGCCGCCTGCTCGTCTCGCGGATCATGGACAAAGACGACCACCAGGAGAGCAAGCGCTTGCCTACCGAATTGATCGTGCGCGAGTCCTGCGGCGGATGA
- a CDS encoding IclR family transcriptional regulator, which produces MSDTPRGSQTLLRGLDILEQLSGEPLRIAEVSDRLDLTFPTTQRLATALIDRGFLKKLPRGQLALGPKLVQLGFLAREQIDMLDIARSGAESLCESIGLCVFIGARDGDMALHLHRAMGRQRIEVSTKPGTRRALADTGLGKALMFDDTPASWARLFMLAKPEQDDGAAAIDEMRRHVAAGVVLHHSTSDDTIRSVAAPIRDASGVIVAALSVASPVQYLDDARMREIAPQVLQAVHDIGAALGRDPA; this is translated from the coding sequence ATGAGCGACACGCCCCGTGGAAGCCAGACGCTGCTGCGCGGGCTCGACATCCTCGAGCAATTGAGCGGCGAACCGCTGCGCATCGCCGAGGTCTCGGACCGCCTGGACCTGACCTTCCCGACCACCCAACGCCTGGCTACTGCGTTGATAGATCGTGGCTTTCTAAAGAAACTCCCCCGCGGCCAGCTCGCCCTCGGCCCCAAGCTGGTCCAGCTCGGCTTCCTCGCCCGCGAGCAGATCGACATGCTCGATATCGCGCGCTCCGGGGCCGAATCGTTATGCGAATCGATCGGCCTCTGCGTGTTCATCGGCGCCCGCGACGGCGACATGGCGCTCCACCTCCACCGCGCGATGGGCCGCCAGCGGATCGAGGTCTCGACCAAGCCGGGCACCCGCCGCGCGCTCGCCGATACCGGGCTCGGCAAGGCGCTGATGTTCGACGACACGCCTGCCTCCTGGGCCCGCTTGTTCATGCTCGCAAAGCCCGAGCAGGATGACGGCGCCGCGGCGATTGACGAGATGCGCAGGCATGTTGCGGCCGGGGTGGTGCTCCATCATAGCACCAGCGACGACACGATCCGCTCGGTCGCCGCGCCGATCCGCGATGCCTCCGGCGTGATCGTCGCCGCGCTCAGCGTCGCCAGCCCGGTCCAGTATCTCGACGATGCCAGGATGCGCGAGATCGCCCCGCAAGTGCTTCAGGCGGTGCACGATATCGGCGCGGCGCTAGGCCGCGATCCCGCCTAG
- a CDS encoding nucleoside hydrolase → MTDAPLARDTVDAMTPLVFIHDAAIDDFVATLLIESMPQFDLKGVIIANADCVPEPGIDVASRVNQFMGRPDLPLGLSSARGWNPFPWPYRGDCIRLGAIPILAPFQSNVPTPPASGDALLAEMLQTAIDTGTPLTILLTTGFTPLTNVLTAQPDLAQGIGRIAWMGGALDVKGNLDPTTIPPEIANKHAEWNVFWDPFAADDALASFGEIAVFPLDITDTAAITPAFMATLQAQGAQYSFSQFAFEAYSLVSDEPFYDMWNVTSTVWLDAPELYAAPHQTTLEVVQWGFEQGWMRPAPPMSERPSHNVYLSFADQPGFYDYVTTRLARSA, encoded by the coding sequence ATGACTGATGCTCCGCTTGCGCGCGACACCGTCGACGCGATGACGCCGCTTGTCTTCATCCATGACGCCGCGATCGACGACTTCGTCGCGACACTTCTGATCGAATCGATGCCGCAATTCGACTTGAAGGGCGTGATCATCGCCAATGCCGATTGCGTGCCCGAGCCGGGGATCGACGTCGCCTCTCGGGTCAACCAGTTCATGGGCCGCCCCGATCTGCCGCTGGGACTCAGCAGCGCACGCGGCTGGAACCCCTTTCCCTGGCCTTATCGTGGCGATTGCATCCGGCTTGGGGCGATCCCGATCCTCGCGCCCTTCCAGTCGAACGTGCCGACGCCGCCGGCATCGGGTGACGCACTGCTCGCCGAGATGCTCCAGACCGCGATCGACACGGGCACGCCGCTTACCATCCTGCTCACCACCGGCTTCACCCCGCTTACCAACGTGCTCACCGCGCAACCCGATCTGGCGCAGGGAATCGGCCGGATCGCGTGGATGGGCGGCGCGCTCGACGTGAAAGGCAATCTCGACCCGACGACGATCCCGCCCGAGATCGCCAACAAGCACGCCGAGTGGAACGTGTTCTGGGATCCCTTCGCCGCCGACGACGCGCTCGCCAGCTTCGGCGAGATCGCGGTGTTTCCGCTCGACATCACCGATACCGCCGCAATCACGCCGGCATTCATGGCGACGCTCCAGGCGCAGGGCGCGCAGTACAGCTTCTCCCAATTCGCTTTTGAGGCGTACAGTCTCGTTTCGGACGAGCCCTTCTACGACATGTGGAACGTCACTTCGACCGTGTGGCTCGACGCGCCCGAACTATACGCCGCGCCGCACCAGACCACGCTCGAGGTCGTCCAATGGGGCTTCGAGCAGGGCTGGATGCGGCCCGCGCCGCCGATGTCCGAGCGGCCGTCGCACAACGTCTATCTGAGCTTCGCCGATCAACCGGGTTTCTACGACTATGTGACCACGCGCCTCGCCCGTTCGGCGTGA
- a CDS encoding multicopper oxidase family protein, with protein MPGPVSRRDLLKGVTVAAAGATLAPASAEAAQARPGDFFELKCGFKETVLDGNRVRLRAYNGQVPGPLITTRPGDTMRIRLQNDLEPYDSRGWTGNHNVPHKLDRTNLHVHGMDVIPHLFQPIGTSDPTAPMIGIGPGEHLDYTFEIPDDHPPGLYWYHPHHHGSTAVQVVTGMAGPIIVRGKIDEVPEIKAARDIPLVIQDIGLFPSETESKLWTYEPKQNAIWQTFGGNVTIYNPQTGQAEPTKLKGGFTTGDYALRYYLLNSEPFFKEVHDNANPTAPTPTQLKPQRIKVRPGEVVRFRMLNGCSDNLMPILVEGHDLHLIALDGINFDAVRTIAPYGADGSGQVMLSPANRAEFLIKGAAKPGIYRILQLAQSQQFLASPQKVIAEIEVVGTPTNMALPTKLPPAARYYPLIKPSEIKNIRTIEFGGTFPGVVNPYVGIDFLINNMQYGEQAVPTVVNLETCEEWHLVVEGAHHGGTEGHPFHIHEISFEVISINGVAQPPGTFMDTIWVAKDTTVVVRMRFIGWPGKTVFHCHILPHEDTGMMQNFLILPAEKPGHH; from the coding sequence ATGCCGGGCCCGGTATCGCGCCGCGACCTGCTCAAGGGCGTCACCGTCGCCGCAGCGGGGGCGACGCTCGCCCCCGCCAGCGCCGAGGCCGCACAGGCCCGGCCCGGCGACTTTTTCGAGCTGAAATGCGGCTTCAAGGAGACCGTGCTCGACGGCAACCGCGTGCGGCTGCGCGCCTATAACGGCCAGGTGCCCGGGCCGCTGATCACGACGCGGCCCGGCGACACGATGCGGATCCGCCTCCAGAACGACCTGGAGCCCTATGATTCGCGCGGTTGGACCGGCAACCACAACGTGCCCCACAAGCTCGACAGGACCAACCTCCACGTCCACGGCATGGACGTCATCCCACACCTCTTCCAGCCGATCGGCACCAGCGATCCGACCGCGCCGATGATCGGGATCGGGCCGGGCGAGCATCTCGACTACACGTTCGAGATCCCCGACGATCACCCGCCCGGACTCTATTGGTATCACCCGCACCATCACGGCTCGACCGCGGTGCAGGTCGTCACCGGCATGGCCGGGCCGATCATCGTCCGCGGCAAGATCGACGAGGTGCCCGAGATCAAGGCCGCGCGCGACATCCCGCTGGTGATCCAGGATATCGGGCTGTTTCCGAGCGAGACTGAGTCGAAGCTATGGACCTATGAGCCCAAGCAGAACGCGATCTGGCAGACCTTCGGCGGCAACGTCACGATCTACAATCCCCAGACCGGCCAGGCCGAACCGACCAAGCTCAAGGGCGGCTTCACCACCGGCGACTATGCGCTGCGTTACTACCTGCTCAACAGCGAGCCCTTCTTCAAGGAAGTCCACGACAACGCCAACCCGACCGCACCGACGCCGACGCAGCTCAAGCCGCAGCGGATCAAGGTACGCCCCGGCGAGGTCGTCCGCTTCCGCATGCTCAACGGGTGTTCGGACAATCTCATGCCGATCCTGGTCGAGGGGCACGACCTGCATCTGATCGCGCTCGACGGGATCAATTTCGATGCGGTGCGCACGATCGCGCCTTATGGCGCCGACGGCTCCGGGCAGGTGATGCTCTCCCCCGCCAACCGCGCCGAGTTCCTGATCAAGGGTGCAGCCAAGCCGGGAATCTACCGCATCCTCCAGCTCGCACAATCGCAGCAATTCCTCGCCAGCCCGCAAAAGGTGATCGCCGAGATCGAAGTCGTCGGCACCCCGACCAACATGGCGCTGCCGACGAAGCTGCCGCCCGCGGCGCGCTACTACCCGCTGATCAAGCCCTCGGAGATCAAGAACATCCGTACGATCGAGTTCGGCGGCACCTTCCCGGGGGTGGTCAATCCCTATGTTGGCATCGATTTCCTGATCAACAACATGCAATATGGCGAGCAGGCTGTTCCGACGGTGGTCAATCTCGAGACCTGCGAGGAATGGCACCTCGTCGTCGAGGGCGCACACCACGGCGGCACCGAGGGCCACCCCTTCCACATCCACGAAATCTCGTTCGAAGTGATTTCGATCAACGGCGTCGCGCAGCCGCCCGGCACCTTCATGGACACGATCTGGGTGGCAAAGGACACCACGGTGGTGGTGCGGATGCGCTTCATCGGCTGGCCCGGGAAGACCGTGTTCCACTGTCATATCCTGCCGCACGAAGACACCGGGATGATGCAGAATTTCCTGATCCTGCCGGCGGAGAAACCCGGGCATCATTAG
- a CDS encoding glutathione S-transferase family protein has translation MITIWGGQTSRSIRAVWLLEEMGLPYCLRHVDMLAAEKDPAWLAVNPGDFLPALQDGDVTMVESVAIMEYLMGRYGPTLLQPSPDDAAFPTYQQFLHMGEAGLATLIMVPLVSGFIAPEVERDNWGARWARECVERRLLLVRRQLAAAPYMAGDRFTAADISVTYALNLAANHAGFVLSDAEQGYLTRTTGRNAYTRAIDRSHEGVAA, from the coding sequence ATGATCACCATATGGGGCGGGCAGACCTCGCGATCGATTCGGGCCGTCTGGTTGTTGGAGGAGATGGGCCTCCCCTACTGCTTGCGGCACGTAGACATGCTAGCTGCGGAGAAGGACCCGGCGTGGCTCGCCGTCAATCCTGGCGACTTCCTGCCCGCGCTGCAAGACGGCGACGTCACCATGGTCGAGTCCGTGGCGATCATGGAATACCTGATGGGGCGCTACGGACCCACGCTGCTGCAGCCCTCGCCCGACGATGCGGCCTTCCCAACCTATCAGCAGTTCCTCCACATGGGCGAAGCGGGCCTGGCGACGTTGATCATGGTGCCGCTGGTGAGTGGGTTCATCGCGCCCGAGGTGGAACGGGACAATTGGGGTGCCCGCTGGGCGCGTGAGTGCGTCGAGCGACGGCTGCTGCTCGTGAGGCGGCAGCTTGCGGCGGCTCCCTACATGGCCGGTGACAGATTTACGGCCGCCGACATTTCGGTGACCTACGCGCTGAACTTGGCCGCGAACCACGCCGGGTTCGTCCTCAGCGACGCCGAACAGGGCTATCTCACTCGCACTACGGGCCGCAATGCATACACGCGCGCCATCGATCGCTCGCATGAGGGAGTGGCAGCCTAG
- a CDS encoding efflux RND transporter periplasmic adaptor subunit yields MTVATPVQREVEDWDDYTGRFVAPQDVEIRPRVNGVITAIHFRDGQDVRQGAPLFTVDPRPYRAALAQAQAQATRAQAALSNARQVTARSRKLATAQAVSTEELEANIAAERTAAADLAAARAAIDNAQLNLSFTTVRAPFSGRMSDRKVSIGDSVADGQTILTRIVSLDPIWFEFEGAESFYIKNLRQDQRGERGSSRTTANPVQIQLADEAEYRWNGRMEFLDSAVDPSSGTIRARAVVQNPTRFLTPGMFGRARLLGSGTYKAMLIPDEAVVTDQTRRLVYVVGNDNKAQPRPVEVGAKVEGLRIVRDGLAPTDRVVITGVGRLQPGAPVTPVKGVIKADRAKQAAPTAPTQEPASSQATVR; encoded by the coding sequence GTGACCGTCGCCACGCCCGTCCAGCGCGAGGTGGAGGACTGGGACGATTATACCGGCCGCTTCGTCGCGCCGCAGGACGTCGAGATCCGTCCGCGCGTCAACGGTGTCATCACCGCGATCCACTTCCGCGACGGGCAGGACGTGCGTCAGGGCGCGCCCTTGTTCACGGTCGATCCGCGCCCCTATCGCGCGGCGCTTGCCCAGGCCCAGGCACAGGCGACGCGCGCCCAGGCCGCGCTGTCGAACGCACGCCAGGTCACCGCACGCAGCCGCAAGCTCGCCACCGCCCAGGCGGTGAGCACGGAGGAGCTGGAGGCCAATATCGCGGCCGAGCGCACCGCTGCGGCCGACCTCGCCGCCGCGCGGGCCGCGATCGACAATGCCCAGCTCAATTTGAGCTTCACCACGGTCCGCGCGCCGTTCAGCGGCCGCATGTCGGATCGCAAGGTAAGCATCGGCGATTCGGTCGCCGACGGGCAGACGATCCTCACCCGCATCGTCTCGCTCGATCCGATCTGGTTCGAGTTCGAAGGCGCCGAGAGCTTCTACATCAAGAACCTCCGCCAGGATCAGCGCGGCGAGCGCGGCTCCTCGCGCACCACTGCCAATCCGGTCCAGATCCAGCTCGCCGACGAGGCCGAGTATCGCTGGAACGGCCGGATGGAATTCCTCGACAGCGCGGTCGATCCCAGCTCGGGTACGATCCGCGCGCGCGCCGTCGTCCAGAATCCGACGCGCTTCCTCACCCCCGGCATGTTCGGCCGCGCGCGTCTGCTCGGCTCGGGCACGTACAAGGCGATGCTGATCCCCGACGAAGCCGTCGTCACCGATCAGACCCGCCGCCTCGTCTATGTCGTCGGCAACGACAACAAGGCGCAGCCGCGCCCGGTAGAGGTCGGTGCCAAGGTCGAGGGGCTGCGCATCGTCCGCGACGGCCTCGCGCCCACCGACCGCGTCGTCATCACCGGGGTCGGCCGCCTCCAGCCCGGCGCACCGGTCACCCCGGTCAAGGGCGTGATCAAGGCCGATCGGGCCAAGCAGGCCGCGCCGACCGCGCCGACGCAGGAGCCGGCCTCGAGCCAGGCGACTGTCCGCTAA
- a CDS encoding efflux RND transporter permease subunit — MKFPHFFIERPIFAAVLSILIVIVGAIAYPALPIAQYPSIAPPTVVVTATYPGASAETLAETVAAPIEQAINGVENMIYMTSSSTGNGQTQITIAFKQGTDVDQAQVLVQNKVSQAEPRLPEDVRRLGITVNKNSPDFLMVVFFTSPDNSLQIPYISNYVTLQVLDRIARVPGVGQAQAFGGRDYNMRVWIDPGLAAARDMTVDEVVNAIRGQNLQVAAGAVGQPPYGKASPAFELGVQAKGRLSTPEEFGKVVVKRDTEGRLTYLRDVARIELGAQDYSFNGYLGGKSAVGMGIFQMPGSNALATADAVKKELDTLSKSFPPGMKYSIDYNPTEYISESITAVEHTLIEALILVVLVVLIFLQSWRTALIPIIAIPVSLVGAFAVLLAFGYSLNTLSLFGLVLAIGIVVDDAIVVVENVERLMEEEDIGPREAAHKTMDEVSGAIIAISLVLVGVFVPTMFIPGISGAFYQQFAITIASATIISAFVSLTLSPALCALVLKKPEHGREPRPGWRGLPTRAGKKFNAGFTWLSHKYSRLTARLVRMLVIVGVIYLVLIVVVGWRFSATPSGFIPPQDQGYLIGVVSLPPGSSLQRTDAVVREAIKESLKLPGIQTSIGFAGLDGASFSTAPNAGVIFFALKPHADRDQSADDIQQALYPALGGITGGDIMIIAPPPVPGIGTGGGFKMMIQDRSGMGYQALAQASFGMMMGANQAEGVAGAFSLFNVGTPRLSAEVDRDRAERMGVPVQNIYSTLGSYLGSAYVNDFNYLGRTFRVTAQADAAYRDDASDIQELKTRSAAGKMVPMSAVMALKNDAGPYRVVRYNLYPAAELMGDTKPGFSTGQSLDSMEALANQTLPKGMGFEWTELAFEQRQAGNTGMIAFGLAVVFVFLLLAALYESLVLPLAVILIVPMCLLAAILGVNVMGLDNNILTQIGLVVLIGLAAKNAILIVEFARQGEEEQGLEPRAAAEQAAHQRMRPIIMTSIAFILGVLPLVIASGAAAELRQALGVAVFFGMIGVTFFGLLFTPAFYVMVRKLAGWSEKQRDRFRRKPHDAPTPEAAA; from the coding sequence ATGAAATTCCCCCATTTCTTCATCGAGCGGCCGATCTTCGCGGCGGTGCTGTCGATCCTGATCGTGATCGTCGGCGCGATCGCCTATCCCGCGCTGCCGATCGCGCAATATCCCAGCATCGCGCCGCCCACCGTCGTGGTCACCGCGACCTATCCGGGCGCCAGCGCCGAAACGCTCGCCGAGACCGTCGCCGCACCGATCGAACAGGCGATCAACGGCGTCGAGAACATGATCTACATGACCTCGTCGTCGACCGGTAACGGCCAGACGCAGATCACGATCGCGTTCAAGCAGGGCACCGATGTCGATCAGGCACAGGTGCTGGTGCAGAACAAGGTCTCGCAGGCCGAACCGCGACTGCCCGAGGACGTTCGCCGCCTCGGCATCACGGTGAACAAGAACTCGCCCGACTTCTTGATGGTCGTGTTCTTCACTTCGCCCGACAACAGCCTGCAAATCCCGTATATCTCCAACTACGTTACCTTGCAGGTGCTCGATCGCATCGCCCGCGTCCCCGGCGTCGGCCAGGCGCAGGCGTTCGGTGGCCGCGACTACAATATGCGCGTGTGGATCGATCCGGGCCTTGCCGCTGCGCGCGACATGACCGTCGACGAAGTCGTCAACGCAATCCGCGGCCAGAACCTCCAGGTCGCCGCTGGCGCGGTCGGCCAGCCGCCCTACGGCAAGGCCAGCCCCGCCTTCGAACTCGGCGTCCAGGCCAAGGGCCGCCTGAGCACGCCCGAGGAATTCGGCAAGGTCGTCGTCAAGCGCGATACCGAGGGCCGCCTGACCTATCTGCGCGACGTCGCGCGGATCGAGCTCGGCGCGCAGGATTACAGCTTCAACGGCTATCTCGGCGGCAAGAGCGCCGTCGGCATGGGCATCTTCCAGATGCCGGGCTCGAACGCGCTCGCCACTGCCGACGCGGTCAAGAAGGAGCTAGACACGCTGTCGAAGAGCTTCCCGCCGGGGATGAAATATTCGATCGACTACAACCCGACCGAATATATCTCCGAATCGATCACCGCGGTCGAGCACACGCTGATCGAGGCACTGATCCTCGTCGTCCTCGTCGTGCTGATCTTCCTGCAGAGCTGGCGAACCGCGCTGATCCCGATCATCGCGATCCCCGTCTCGCTGGTCGGTGCGTTCGCGGTGCTGCTCGCCTTCGGCTACTCGCTCAATACCCTCTCGCTGTTCGGGCTCGTCCTCGCGATCGGCATCGTCGTCGACGACGCGATCGTCGTCGTCGAGAATGTCGAACGCCTGATGGAAGAGGAAGACATCGGCCCGCGCGAAGCCGCGCACAAGACGATGGACGAGGTGTCGGGCGCGATCATCGCGATCTCGCTCGTCCTCGTCGGCGTGTTCGTGCCGACGATGTTCATCCCCGGCATCTCGGGCGCCTTCTACCAGCAGTTCGCGATCACCATCGCATCGGCGACGATCATCTCGGCGTTCGTTTCGCTGACCCTATCGCCCGCACTCTGCGCGCTGGTGCTCAAGAAGCCCGAGCATGGCCGCGAGCCGCGTCCCGGCTGGCGCGGGCTGCCGACGCGTGCCGGAAAGAAGTTCAATGCCGGCTTCACCTGGCTGTCGCACAAATATAGCCGCCTCACCGCGCGCTTGGTACGGATGCTCGTCATCGTCGGCGTGATCTATCTCGTGCTGATCGTCGTCGTCGGCTGGCGCTTCTCCGCCACGCCGAGCGGGTTCATCCCCCCACAGGATCAGGGCTATCTGATCGGCGTGGTCTCGCTGCCTCCCGGCTCGTCGCTCCAGCGCACCGACGCCGTGGTCCGCGAGGCGATCAAGGAATCGCTCAAGCTCCCCGGCATCCAGACTTCGATCGGCTTCGCCGGTCTCGACGGCGCCAGCTTCTCCACCGCGCCCAATGCTGGCGTGATCTTCTTTGCGCTGAAGCCGCACGCGGATCGCGACCAGAGCGCCGACGATATCCAGCAGGCGCTCTATCCGGCGCTCGGCGGGATCACGGGTGGCGACATCATGATCATCGCCCCGCCCCCTGTTCCCGGGATCGGCACCGGCGGCGGCTTCAAGATGATGATCCAGGACCGCAGCGGCATGGGTTATCAGGCGCTGGCGCAGGCGTCGTTCGGCATGATGATGGGCGCCAACCAGGCCGAGGGCGTCGCCGGCGCCTTCTCGCTGTTCAACGTCGGCACGCCGCGCCTCTCAGCCGAAGTCGATCGCGATCGCGCCGAGCGGATGGGCGTGCCCGTGCAGAACATCTATTCGACGCTCGGTTCGTATCTCGGCTCGGCTTACGTCAACGACTTCAACTACCTCGGCCGCACCTTCCGCGTTACCGCGCAGGCCGATGCCGCCTATCGCGACGATGCCTCGGACATCCAGGAACTCAAGACGCGCTCGGCGGCAGGCAAGATGGTGCCGATGAGCGCAGTGATGGCGCTCAAGAACGACGCCGGCCCCTATCGCGTGGTGCGCTACAACCTCTATCCGGCGGCCGAGCTGATGGGCGACACCAAGCCCGGCTTCTCGACCGGCCAGTCGCTCGATTCGATGGAAGCGCTCGCCAACCAGACCCTTCCCAAGGGCATGGGCTTCGAATGGACCGAGCTCGCCTTCGAACAGCGCCAGGCCGGCAATACCGGCATGATCGCCTTCGGCCTCGCCGTGGTGTTCGTCTTCCTGCTGCTCGCTGCGCTCTATGAGAGCCTGGTGCTGCCGCTGGCAGTGATCCTGATCGTGCCGATGTGCCTGCTCGCCGCGATCCTCGGCGTCAACGTGATGGGGCTGGACAACAACATCCTCACGCAGATCGGCCTCGTCGTGCTGATCGGCCTCGCCGCCAAGAACGCGATCCTGATCGTCGAGTTCGCACGCCAGGGCGAAGAGGAGCAGGGGCTCGAGCCGCGCGCCGCCGCCGAACAGGCCGCCCACCAGCGCATGCGCCCGATCATCATGACTTCGATCGCGTTCATCCTCGGCGTGCTGCCGCTGGTGATCGCCAGCGGCGCCGCGGCCGAGCTTCGCCAGGCGCTGGGCGTCGCGGTGTTCTTCGGGATGATCGGCGTGACCTTCTTCGGCCTGCTCTTCACCCCGGCCTTCTATGTGATGGTCCGCAAGCTCGCGGGCTGGTCGGAGAAGCAGCGCGACCGCTTCCGCCGCAAGCCGCACGATGCCCCCACGCCGGAGGCCGCAGCATGA